Proteins encoded together in one Phycisphaerae bacterium window:
- a CDS encoding glycoside hydrolase family 2 yields the protein MIRRMVAIISLTVLSPLAAMGEPTAVVSLNGEDWLLAPDPQNIGRDQSWFNAARPEAKRTQVPWIIQDAFPGYHGVAWYWHDFTAPSNPRRGGRYLLRFWQVDYMAEVWLNGQPVGGHEGGESCFLLDVTKTVKPGAVNRLAVRVLNPTNEPIDGIVLSETPHRNKALPYGPGSAWDQGGIIDDVELLVTAPVRVADVFVRPDWKTGVVRIEATIQNAGAAIAGHLNFTLGPAAGGGTVLSARIDRALPSGETLIETQLQVEKPRLWELKEPFLYRLTTRVNAEDSESFDEHSVRFGFRDFRVENGAFRLNGKRVYLRSSHTGNCTPIGLEMPHDPDYLRRDLINAKFMGFNMIRFISGVAKRYQLDLCDEIGLMVYEEAYGGWCMAYSPKFAERYNESILGMIRRDRNHPSITIFGLLNETGDGPVFRHAVALLPQVRALDDTRLILLNSGSWNVGGSVAGIEAWHNEGRADPCVTYNGTKEVIKALGITWSPGQLAFHPGRDGEYAVVRWTAPADDQVDLSAVFTSIAEHATTDVHVLLNGQPLYEGFIHVKDAGPKQSFTSRVAVKAGDTLDWVCGYGNGDYGADTTALAVTLQTGGGKAYDAGGDFSVKANPSGAWSYGQMSPGPAPAAASFVRFPVGQVEARQGMVSNPGSDQWQALLDDQHPYQRVPHTAGIIHALRTLHGKGLPLFISEYGIGSGCDLVRLVRLYEQAGKPEVEDGKLYRSFRDQFLVDWERWKMAEAFGRPEDFFAQSNARMAGQRLLGINAIRSNPSVIGYSLTGTLDQGMTAEGLWTTFRELKPGTADAVFDGFAPLRWCLFAEPVNVYRKAPVRLEAVLANEDVLAAGGYPVKYEVFGPDGVRVFEKTVTVSIPSRTADREPPMVIPVFAEDVVLDGPAGRYRFTATFQRGAAAAGESIEFYVDDAAGMPGVEADVALWGEDPDLAKWLTEHGVRSHPFVVTAPGKSEVILSGARAPGPDAAAAFRELTERVEAGSAAVFLCPEVFSDGKNSTAFLPLANKGGVAGLPSWLYHKEEWCKRHPIFDGLPAGGLMDYTFYREVIPDMAFVGLDPPREAVAAGTNTSQGYSAGLFVAVYPLDKGLIVINTLNVRGNLGRDPVAERLLRNMLRYAAGKSGKS from the coding sequence ATGATCCGGAGAATGGTGGCGATCATCTCCCTGACGGTCCTGAGTCCCCTGGCCGCGATGGGCGAACCGACCGCGGTCGTCTCGCTGAACGGTGAGGACTGGCTCTTGGCCCCGGATCCGCAGAATATCGGGCGCGACCAGTCCTGGTTCAACGCGGCCCGGCCGGAGGCAAAGCGAACCCAGGTTCCCTGGATCATTCAGGATGCCTTTCCCGGCTACCACGGGGTGGCCTGGTATTGGCACGACTTCACCGCCCCGTCCAATCCTCGCCGGGGCGGACGATATCTGCTGCGTTTCTGGCAGGTGGACTACATGGCCGAGGTCTGGCTCAACGGCCAGCCGGTGGGCGGGCACGAGGGCGGCGAATCGTGCTTCCTTCTCGACGTCACCAAGACGGTCAAACCCGGCGCCGTCAACCGCCTGGCCGTGCGGGTGCTGAACCCGACGAACGAACCCATCGACGGCATCGTGTTGAGCGAGACGCCACACCGCAACAAGGCCCTGCCCTATGGGCCCGGTTCCGCGTGGGATCAGGGCGGCATCATTGACGATGTCGAGTTGCTGGTCACTGCTCCGGTCCGGGTGGCCGATGTGTTCGTCAGGCCGGACTGGAAAACGGGGGTGGTTCGTATCGAGGCCACGATCCAGAACGCGGGTGCTGCGATTGCCGGCCATCTGAATTTCACGCTCGGGCCAGCTGCGGGAGGCGGGACAGTGCTTTCCGCCCGGATTGACCGGGCACTGCCGAGCGGCGAGACGCTGATCGAAACGCAGCTGCAGGTTGAGAAGCCGCGGCTGTGGGAGTTAAAGGAGCCGTTCCTGTATCGGCTGACCACGCGGGTGAACGCTGAGGACTCGGAGTCGTTTGACGAGCACTCTGTCCGCTTTGGCTTCCGCGACTTCCGGGTCGAAAACGGCGCGTTCCGTCTCAACGGCAAGCGGGTATACCTGCGTTCGTCGCACACCGGCAACTGCACCCCGATCGGCCTGGAGATGCCCCACGATCCCGACTACCTGCGTCGCGATCTGATCAACGCGAAATTCATGGGTTTCAACATGATCCGGTTTATCTCGGGCGTGGCCAAGCGTTACCAGTTGGATCTGTGCGACGAGATTGGGCTGATGGTCTACGAGGAGGCCTACGGGGGCTGGTGCATGGCCTACTCGCCCAAGTTCGCGGAGCGGTACAACGAGTCGATTCTGGGCATGATCCGCCGCGACCGGAATCATCCGAGCATCACCATTTTTGGTCTGCTCAACGAGACGGGCGACGGCCCGGTGTTCCGTCACGCCGTGGCCCTGCTGCCGCAGGTGCGGGCCCTGGACGACACGCGGCTCATCCTGCTCAACAGCGGGTCGTGGAACGTCGGCGGCAGCGTGGCCGGCATCGAAGCCTGGCACAACGAGGGCCGTGCCGACCCGTGCGTCACCTACAACGGCACGAAGGAGGTCATCAAGGCACTGGGCATCACCTGGTCACCGGGTCAGTTGGCCTTTCACCCTGGCCGCGACGGTGAATATGCGGTTGTCCGCTGGACCGCACCGGCCGACGACCAAGTCGATCTCTCGGCCGTCTTCACCAGTATCGCCGAACACGCCACCACCGACGTTCATGTACTGCTCAACGGTCAACCGCTGTACGAAGGGTTCATCCATGTCAAGGATGCCGGGCCGAAGCAGTCCTTCACCTCGCGTGTCGCGGTGAAGGCGGGCGACACCCTCGACTGGGTGTGTGGCTACGGCAACGGCGACTATGGTGCGGATACGACCGCCTTAGCCGTGACGCTGCAGACCGGAGGTGGAAAGGCCTACGACGCCGGGGGCGACTTCTCTGTCAAGGCGAATCCCAGCGGCGCCTGGAGCTACGGGCAGATGTCGCCCGGCCCGGCCCCTGCGGCCGCATCGTTTGTCCGCTTTCCCGTTGGCCAGGTGGAAGCACGCCAGGGGATGGTCAGCAATCCCGGCTCGGACCAGTGGCAGGCCCTTCTCGACGACCAACACCCGTATCAGCGTGTTCCGCACACTGCCGGCATCATCCACGCGCTGCGTACCCTCCACGGCAAGGGGCTGCCGCTGTTCATTTCGGAATACGGCATTGGCAGTGGCTGCGACCTGGTGCGACTGGTCCGCCTCTACGAGCAGGCCGGCAAGCCGGAGGTCGAGGATGGCAAGCTCTACCGGTCTTTCCGGGATCAGTTTCTGGTCGACTGGGAGCGATGGAAGATGGCCGAGGCGTTCGGACGGCCGGAGGATTTCTTTGCCCAGAGCAACGCCCGCATGGCCGGGCAGCGGCTCCTGGGCATCAACGCGATCCGTTCCAATCCGTCGGTCATCGGCTACAGTCTGACCGGGACGCTCGACCAGGGCATGACCGCGGAGGGTCTCTGGACTACGTTCCGTGAGCTCAAGCCGGGGACAGCCGATGCGGTGTTCGACGGCTTCGCGCCGCTCCGCTGGTGTTTGTTCGCCGAGCCGGTCAATGTGTACCGCAAGGCGCCGGTGCGTCTGGAGGCGGTGCTGGCGAACGAGGACGTTCTGGCGGCGGGTGGGTACCCGGTCAAGTACGAGGTCTTTGGTCCGGACGGTGTCCGGGTCTTCGAGAAGACCGTGACGGTGAGTATTCCATCCCGCACCGCCGATCGCGAGCCGCCGATGGTCATACCGGTCTTCGCCGAGGACGTGGTCCTCGACGGGCCGGCCGGTCGGTATCGCTTCACGGCCACTTTTCAGCGCGGGGCGGCTGCGGCCGGCGAGTCGATCGAATTCTATGTCGACGACGCGGCTGGCATGCCGGGCGTGGAAGCAGACGTGGCCCTGTGGGGCGAGGACCCCGACCTCGCCAAGTGGCTGACCGAGCATGGTGTTCGCAGTCACCCGTTCGTCGTGACGGCCCCGGGCAAGAGCGAGGTGATCCTCTCCGGCGCCAGGGCGCCGGGCCCGGACGCGGCGGCCGCGTTCCGCGAACTCACCGAGCGGGTCGAAGCCGGATCGGCCGCGGTGTTCCTCTGCCCGGAGGTCTTCTCGGACGGCAAGAACAGCACCGCCTTCCTTCCGCTGGCCAACAAGGGTGGGGTCGCCGGGCTGCCCTCGTGGTTGTATCACAAGGAGGAATGGTGCAAGCGGCATCCGATCTTTGACGGTCTGCCCGCCGGCGGGCTGATGGACTACACCTTCTATCGGGAGGTGATCCCGGACATGGCCTTCGTGGGGCTGGATCCGCCTCGGGAAGCTGTCGCCGCGGGCACCAACACCTCTCAGGGCTATTCCGCCGGCCTGTTTGTGGCGGTCTACCCACTGGACAAGGGGCTGATCGTCATCAACACGCTGAACGTGCGCGGCAACCTCGGTCGCGATCCGGTTGCGGAACGCTTGCTGCGCAACATGTTGCGGTATGCGGCCGGCAAGTCCGGCAAGTCGTAG
- a CDS encoding nuclear transport factor 2 family protein, translating to MFKQDEPGEIVVDLAAALGSSPAEECEGNTMTISEAHSGTCVNCECGHYHNSQRPHPVGTAPDIVEGVKATLCRYLDGFRRGDWEMVMSTYAEDHDITAIGSEAHEYYTGPRAIAKWHEEAFEQYCYVEANAEDLEIFGEGSVAWCRAVCAGSVKVGGEDVGFRGRFTAVMVRRGNEWRIHQTHVSFPAVPADE from the coding sequence ATGTTCAAACAAGATGAGCCGGGGGAGATCGTGGTCGATCTCGCGGCCGCCTTGGGCAGTTCGCCGGCTGAGGAATGCGAAGGTAACACGATGACGATCAGCGAAGCACATAGCGGAACATGTGTGAACTGCGAATGCGGTCATTACCATAACTCGCAACGTCCACATCCGGTCGGCACCGCCCCGGATATCGTCGAAGGGGTCAAGGCGACTCTTTGCCGCTACCTGGACGGCTTCAGGCGGGGCGACTGGGAGATGGTGATGTCCACCTACGCGGAAGATCACGATATCACCGCCATTGGGTCGGAGGCTCACGAGTACTACACCGGTCCCCGTGCGATCGCCAAGTGGCATGAGGAAGCGTTCGAGCAGTACTGCTATGTCGAGGCCAACGCCGAGGATCTGGAGATCTTCGGGGAAGGCTCGGTAGCCTGGTGCCGCGCGGTCTGCGCCGGATCGGTCAAGGTCGGCGGCGAGGATGTCGGATTCCGCGGTCGGTTCACGGCCGTCATGGTCCGCCGGGGCAACGAGTGGCGGATTCACCAGACGCACGTGTCCTTTCCGGCAGTGCCGGCTGACGAGTGA
- a CDS encoding DUF1080 domain-containing protein translates to MRCVRTLMGVAVVVAILAAPATGADDAAPSKPNALSRTQIEEGWIMLFDGETPFGWKTEGDVKIKDGTLLVGGEKTASATTTTEFGDFELQFQGSGPKGASVILNGKPLNLTVPGPSGKSWTQYKVTVGTDGKVNMSAKGQEASSVNTTTGTGTSRTPIGFRNADGETLGLRNVYLKPLGTKSLFNGKDLTGWKPVPGNPSKFSVTDKGELNIKDGGGEIQTEDQWADFILQLDIISYGEHLNSGVFYRALPGQFWQGYEAQIRNEWKGYVKGKARDEKNEDRTKPVDYGTGGIYNRQPSRKVVSNDNEWFTMTLIVAGPRSATWVNGYQTADFVDTKPPAESARNGSRLGKGCISLQGHDPTTNLSFRNIRVAELPPPADKKPAKAEESR, encoded by the coding sequence ATGCGATGTGTCCGAACGCTGATGGGGGTGGCGGTAGTGGTGGCCATCCTGGCGGCCCCGGCGACGGGTGCCGATGACGCTGCTCCGAGCAAGCCGAACGCGCTGAGCAGGACCCAGATCGAGGAAGGCTGGATCATGCTCTTTGACGGCGAGACACCGTTTGGCTGGAAGACGGAAGGTGACGTGAAGATCAAGGACGGCACGCTCCTGGTCGGCGGCGAGAAGACGGCCTCGGCAACCACAACGACCGAGTTCGGCGACTTCGAGCTTCAGTTCCAGGGAAGTGGCCCCAAGGGGGCCTCGGTCATCCTCAACGGCAAGCCGTTGAACCTCACCGTGCCCGGTCCGAGCGGAAAAAGCTGGACACAGTACAAGGTCACGGTGGGTACCGACGGCAAGGTCAACATGTCGGCCAAGGGCCAAGAGGCTTCGTCCGTCAATACCACAACCGGAACAGGAACCAGCCGCACACCGATCGGCTTCAGGAACGCGGACGGCGAAACCCTGGGGCTGCGCAACGTCTACCTCAAGCCACTCGGCACCAAGTCGCTGTTCAACGGGAAGGACCTGACGGGCTGGAAGCCCGTACCGGGGAACCCGTCGAAGTTCTCGGTGACCGACAAGGGCGAGCTCAACATCAAGGACGGTGGGGGCGAGATCCAGACCGAGGACCAGTGGGCCGATTTCATCCTTCAGCTCGATATCATCTCGTACGGCGAGCACCTCAACAGCGGCGTCTTCTATCGCGCACTACCGGGTCAGTTCTGGCAAGGCTACGAGGCCCAGATCCGCAACGAGTGGAAGGGTTACGTGAAGGGTAAGGCTCGTGACGAGAAGAACGAGGATCGGACCAAGCCTGTCGATTACGGCACCGGCGGGATCTACAACCGTCAGCCTTCCAGAAAAGTCGTGTCCAACGACAACGAGTGGTTCACGATGACACTCATCGTCGCTGGACCTCGCTCGGCCACCTGGGTCAACGGATACCAGACCGCCGACTTCGTCGACACCAAACCCCCGGCCGAAAGTGCCCGCAACGGCAGCCGGCTCGGCAAGGGCTGCATCAGCCTGCAAGGTCACGATCCCACGACCAACCTGAGCTTCCGCAACATCCGAGTGGCAGAGTTGCCTCCGCCGGCGGATAAGAAGCCCGCCAAGGCCGAGGAAAGCAGGTGA
- a CDS encoding SPFH domain-containing protein, with product MGLWDKLKGELVDIVEWLDSSHDTMVYRFQRYQNEIKYGAQLIVRESQVAVFVNEGQLADVFLPGTYTLETQNLPILSTLRGWKFGFNSPFKAEVYFVSTRTFTDRKWGTKNPVMLRDPEFGPVRLRAFGTFAVRVKDAGAFIRQIVGTNSRFTVDEIGDQLRDLLISRFADVLGESKLPVLDMASNYDEMGKFITGRIQPDFERFGLDIVMVLVENVSLPPEVEQALDKRTSMGVIGNMQAYTQFQAANAITDAAKTPGGLAGAGVGMGMGLAMGGQVAQTLGAGAQAGGPAVPPPLPGAVSFYLGLDGKQAGPFDQPGLQAQVAAGRLTAGTLAWKAGMAQWAPAAQIPELAAMLASVPPPLPGNTGK from the coding sequence ATGGGCCTGTGGGACAAACTCAAGGGCGAACTCGTCGACATTGTGGAATGGCTGGACAGTAGTCACGACACCATGGTCTACCGGTTCCAGCGTTACCAGAATGAGATCAAGTACGGTGCTCAGCTGATTGTGCGCGAGTCTCAGGTGGCGGTCTTCGTCAACGAGGGTCAGCTCGCGGACGTGTTCCTTCCTGGCACCTACACGCTGGAGACGCAGAACCTGCCCATCCTGAGCACGCTGCGGGGCTGGAAGTTCGGCTTCAACAGCCCCTTCAAGGCCGAGGTTTACTTTGTGTCCACCCGGACGTTCACCGACCGGAAGTGGGGCACCAAGAACCCGGTCATGCTTCGCGATCCGGAGTTTGGGCCGGTGCGGTTGCGGGCCTTCGGCACCTTCGCCGTTCGGGTCAAGGACGCTGGGGCGTTCATTCGCCAGATCGTCGGCACCAACAGCCGCTTCACGGTCGACGAGATCGGCGACCAGTTGCGCGATTTACTCATCTCCCGTTTCGCCGATGTGCTCGGGGAGAGCAAGCTGCCGGTTCTGGACATGGCCAGCAACTACGACGAGATGGGCAAGTTCATCACCGGGCGGATTCAGCCCGATTTCGAGCGTTTCGGGCTGGACATCGTCATGGTGCTGGTCGAGAACGTCTCCTTGCCGCCGGAGGTGGAGCAGGCCCTGGACAAGCGTACCAGCATGGGGGTGATCGGCAACATGCAGGCGTACACCCAGTTCCAGGCAGCCAACGCCATCACCGATGCGGCCAAGACACCTGGGGGCTTGGCCGGTGCGGGTGTCGGCATGGGGATGGGGCTGGCCATGGGTGGCCAGGTCGCTCAGACGCTGGGCGCGGGTGCTCAGGCTGGCGGCCCGGCGGTTCCACCCCCGTTGCCGGGCGCGGTGTCGTTCTATCTGGGGCTGGACGGCAAGCAAGCCGGCCCGTTTGATCAGCCAGGTCTTCAGGCTCAGGTTGCCGCCGGGCGACTGACCGCTGGGACGCTGGCCTGGAAGGCGGGGATGGCTCAGTGGGCCCCCGCCGCCCAGATTCCCGAATTGGCCGCCATGCTCGCCAGCGTGCCCCCGCCGCTGCCTGGGAATACCGGGAAGTGA
- the mutM gene encoding bifunctional DNA-formamidopyrimidine glycosylase/DNA-(apurinic or apyrimidinic site) lyase codes for MPELPEVETVARGVARHVTGCRIASVVLGRGDIVHGEGVPVCAFLRGRRIQRVGRRGKQIHIELAGRRTLVVHLGMTGRLIAVDRDTPAEMHTHLRIGFERRRVEMRFIDPRRFGGLWLLVTPQTVENWIGRRLPPVGVDALTISFKEFRDAIAQRRQIKALLLDQRPIGGIGNIYADESLHRAGVHPLTRADRLDTAAVRRLWQCVRRVLEQAVEAGGSSISDYRTADNEPGHFQVRHRVYQRAGRPCPKCRTPIQHLTAAGRSTFICPKCQPSGR; via the coding sequence ATGCCCGAACTGCCCGAAGTGGAGACCGTCGCCCGTGGCGTGGCCCGGCACGTGACCGGCTGCCGGATCGCATCAGTCGTATTGGGCCGCGGCGACATCGTTCATGGCGAGGGCGTGCCGGTGTGCGCATTCCTGCGCGGCCGACGGATCCAACGGGTCGGACGTCGGGGCAAGCAGATCCACATTGAACTGGCCGGCCGCAGGACCCTGGTCGTCCATCTGGGCATGACCGGCCGCCTGATCGCAGTCGATCGCGATACGCCGGCCGAGATGCACACCCATCTTCGGATCGGCTTCGAGCGGCGGCGGGTGGAAATGCGCTTCATCGACCCGCGCCGCTTCGGCGGGCTCTGGCTGCTGGTCACCCCGCAGACAGTGGAAAACTGGATCGGACGGCGATTACCGCCCGTGGGTGTTGATGCCCTGACCATCTCGTTCAAGGAATTCCGCGATGCCATCGCGCAACGCCGGCAGATCAAGGCCCTGCTGCTCGATCAGCGGCCGATCGGTGGGATCGGTAACATCTATGCCGACGAGTCGCTGCATCGAGCCGGGGTCCATCCGCTGACCCGAGCCGACCGGTTGGACACGGCCGCGGTACGCCGGTTGTGGCAGTGTGTGCGGCGGGTCCTGGAACAGGCGGTCGAGGCCGGCGGTTCGAGCATCAGCGACTATCGTACCGCCGACAACGAGCCTGGCCACTTCCAGGTCCGCCACCGCGTGTACCAGCGGGCTGGCCGTCCCTGCCCCAAGTGCCGCACGCCGATCCAGCATTTGACCGCCGCCGGCCGGAGTACGTTCATCTGCCCGAAATGCCAACCGTCCGGGCGGTAA
- a CDS encoding prepilin-type N-terminal cleavage/methylation domain-containing protein, whose amino-acid sequence MNRTRGFTLIEVLVVVAIIALLIAILVPSLNRARELAKLTTCRANSKQIANMTAQYQAEYRGCVPIMYNYYAYGRGAHDAPARACWLSVALRQYLASGKWFKYTRGGKFDPQMVWYPETGWLGEYEDTMIPEFFVCPFARGRGAGEVHVSTDTQFRYYAWEGKHEHYQTWLWRPIIKGTTPGNPWPSPGTSKAGVVKYSNVVWNMIGPNGQGVNTDEKRNLQHRVWDGRYAREAKSGSLGELTAVFCAQGEHIVFQGDSTHVGRVNVNSHRAGGKGGGTSAIFADGHVEWVEGTRIGWP is encoded by the coding sequence ATGAACCGCACTCGGGGATTCACGCTCATCGAAGTGCTCGTCGTGGTGGCGATCATCGCACTGCTCATCGCGATTCTGGTTCCTTCCTTGAATCGAGCCCGCGAGTTGGCCAAGCTCACCACCTGCAGGGCCAACTCCAAGCAGATCGCGAACATGACCGCCCAATACCAGGCCGAGTACCGCGGCTGCGTGCCCATCATGTACAACTACTACGCCTACGGCCGCGGAGCCCACGACGCCCCGGCACGGGCATGCTGGCTTTCAGTGGCATTACGCCAGTACCTGGCGAGCGGCAAGTGGTTCAAGTACACCAGGGGCGGCAAGTTCGATCCGCAAATGGTGTGGTACCCCGAGACCGGCTGGCTCGGCGAGTACGAGGACACCATGATCCCGGAGTTCTTCGTCTGCCCGTTTGCCCGCGGCCGGGGCGCGGGCGAAGTCCACGTCAGCACAGACACGCAATTCCGGTACTATGCCTGGGAAGGCAAGCACGAGCACTACCAGACCTGGCTGTGGCGGCCGATCATCAAGGGCACCACGCCGGGCAATCCGTGGCCGTCACCCGGCACCAGCAAAGCGGGCGTGGTCAAGTACTCGAACGTGGTCTGGAACATGATCGGGCCGAACGGCCAGGGCGTGAACACCGACGAAAAGCGAAACCTGCAGCATCGGGTCTGGGATGGCCGCTACGCCCGCGAAGCCAAGAGCGGCTCGCTGGGCGAACTGACCGCCGTGTTCTGCGCCCAGGGAGAGCACATCGTCTTTCAGGGCGATTCCACCCACGTCGGGCGAGTGAACGTCAACAGTCACCGGGCCGGCGGCAAAGGCGGCGGCACGAGTGCCATCTTCGCCGACGGCCACGTCGAATGGGTCGAAGGCACGCGGATCGGCTGGCCGTGA
- a CDS encoding sensor histidine kinase, with the protein MSTPHAETPRRIPPSGSSPSRTQTVTATSPTSPPEAATVATDTYSLQAQIDQLAQQFDWLKARLRHSQKLATLGTTAAMTAHELNNMLTPVVAYCRDALDRNDPELMRLALSKTLDRAAAMRQMIDRVVGLARQSDTVIKAVNLHQVVEEAIGCLGRDLGKDGIQLNLQIDEKLTVRANENQLLQVLLNLVSNARQAMLGRRGRLSVDAAPTAEGQVQINVRDSGCGIPAEHLDAVFDPFFSTKTNAEKPDQRGLGLGLSISRDIIEEFGGRIEVASQLGVGTTFTVTLPASD; encoded by the coding sequence ATGTCCACGCCTCACGCCGAGACACCCCGGCGGATTCCGCCGTCCGGTTCATCCCCCTCACGCACCCAGACCGTCACCGCCACGAGCCCAACCAGCCCGCCAGAAGCCGCCACTGTAGCCACCGACACCTATTCCTTACAAGCCCAGATCGATCAGCTGGCCCAACAATTCGACTGGCTCAAGGCCCGGTTGCGACACTCCCAGAAGCTGGCCACCCTCGGTACCACGGCGGCCATGACCGCCCACGAGCTCAACAACATGCTCACCCCGGTGGTGGCCTACTGCCGCGACGCCCTGGATCGCAACGACCCCGAACTCATGCGCCTGGCCCTCAGCAAGACCCTCGATCGGGCGGCAGCCATGCGCCAGATGATCGACCGGGTCGTCGGTCTGGCCCGCCAGAGCGATACGGTCATCAAAGCGGTCAACCTTCACCAAGTGGTCGAAGAGGCCATCGGATGCCTCGGCCGCGACCTGGGTAAGGACGGCATCCAGCTCAACCTCCAGATCGACGAGAAACTCACCGTCCGGGCCAACGAGAACCAGCTCCTGCAGGTCCTGTTGAACCTGGTCAGCAATGCTCGACAGGCCATGCTCGGCCGCCGCGGCCGGCTGAGCGTCGATGCGGCTCCGACCGCCGAAGGTCAGGTTCAGATCAACGTCCGCGACAGCGGTTGCGGGATCCCCGCAGAACACCTCGACGCCGTCTTCGATCCGTTTTTCTCCACCAAGACCAACGCGGAGAAACCCGACCAGCGCGGCCTGGGCCTGGGTCTGTCCATCAGCCGCGACATCATCGAGGAATTCGGCGGTCGAATCGAGGTGGCCAGCCAGCTGGGTGTGGGCACCACCTTTACCGTGACCTTGCCGGCTTCCGATTGA
- a CDS encoding winged helix-turn-helix transcriptional regulator has product MITKSLESMDNDLASALFGKTRRYLLLLLFHQVEQSFYLREVARQAGTGLGAVQRELTRLVQAGIVRRWARGNQVLFQADPDCPVFAELQDLIAGITAPQPEPVQERLPEQLL; this is encoded by the coding sequence ATGATTACGAAAAGCCTCGAATCCATGGACAATGATTTGGCTTCCGCTCTCTTCGGCAAGACACGTCGCTACCTGCTCCTCCTTCTCTTCCACCAGGTCGAGCAGTCTTTCTACCTGCGCGAAGTGGCCCGTCAGGCAGGGACCGGGCTGGGGGCCGTGCAGCGGGAACTGACTAGGCTCGTCCAGGCCGGGATCGTCAGGCGGTGGGCTCGCGGCAACCAGGTCTTGTTTCAGGCAGACCCGGATTGTCCGGTGTTCGCCGAACTCCAGGACTTGATCGCGGGCATAACGGCCCCGCAACCCGAACCGGTGCAAGAGAGACTGCCGGAACAGCTCCTGTAA